From the genome of Candidatus Eisenbacteria bacterium, one region includes:
- a CDS encoding dihydroorotate dehydrogenase electron transfer subunit, which yields MNLVPCSVVSNREITQGNFLLTLKVPRGFSRPQPGQFVHLRITQDVEPLLRRPYSLEGFVERGKLRAARIYYSVVGRGSRLLSQHQPGAKLDVIGPLGVGFSPRPRRLPILVAGGRGVAPLLFLSRSLRDRKRPFVFLFGARSRRELYGVREIRGGRLHVATDDGSVGFEGSVLELLRQEWREGGHTPLTAEIFTCGPHGLLHEVSDFARENGIRCEASLEGPMACAVGACRGCPVPLLPGADSGRYPAMCVEGPVMDATIVDWARLP from the coding sequence ATGAACCTGGTCCCGTGCTCGGTCGTCTCCAACCGTGAGATCACGCAGGGCAACTTCCTCCTGACCCTCAAGGTTCCGCGCGGGTTCTCGCGCCCGCAGCCGGGGCAGTTCGTGCACCTCCGGATCACGCAGGACGTGGAGCCGCTCCTCCGCCGTCCGTACAGCCTCGAAGGGTTCGTCGAACGGGGGAAGCTCCGCGCGGCGCGCATCTACTACTCGGTCGTGGGGCGCGGGTCGCGGCTTCTCTCCCAGCACCAGCCGGGAGCGAAGCTCGACGTCATCGGTCCGCTCGGCGTGGGCTTCTCGCCGCGCCCGCGGCGCCTTCCCATCCTCGTCGCGGGAGGACGCGGCGTCGCGCCGCTCCTCTTCCTGAGCCGGAGCCTCCGCGACCGGAAGCGTCCCTTCGTCTTCCTCTTCGGCGCGCGGTCGCGCCGCGAGCTCTATGGCGTGCGCGAGATCCGCGGGGGGCGTCTCCACGTCGCGACGGACGACGGCTCGGTGGGGTTCGAGGGGAGCGTGCTGGAGCTCTTGCGTCAGGAGTGGCGCGAGGGCGGGCACACGCCGCTCACGGCGGAGATCTTCACGTGCGGGCCGCACGGGCTCCTCCACGAGGTCTCCGACTTCGCGAGAGAGAACGGCATCCGCTGCGAGGCTTCCCTGGAGGGCCCCATGGCCTGCGCGGTCGGCGCCTGCCGCGGCTGCCCGGTGCCGCTCCTCCCGGGCGCGGACTCGGGGCGCTACCCCGCCATGTGCGTCGAGGGACCCGTGATGGACGCGACCATCGTCGACTGGGCGCGGCTCCCGTGA
- the pyrF gene encoding orotidine-5'-phosphate decarboxylase — translation MTASAEAPPRAPSVRDRLIVALDVPDLRTAEAHIDRLGDGVLWYKVGLQLFCAAGRDTLRAVASRGKRIFLDLKLHDIPATVEKAVRALEGLPVSLLTVHASGGPEMLAAAARAARAIGPEESRPRILGVTMLTSLEGDEIPPLWNPGTSLEGKVLALARMAGDSGADGVVASPRELPALRREHASPFLIVTPGIRGAGDAAHDQKRTMSIGEAFALGADYVVVGRPLLEASDPARTLASFEADVSATLSKRSHG, via the coding sequence ATGACCGCCTCCGCCGAAGCCCCACCCCGCGCGCCTTCCGTGCGCGACCGGCTCATCGTCGCGCTCGACGTGCCGGACCTCCGGACCGCCGAGGCCCACATCGACCGGCTCGGGGACGGAGTCCTCTGGTACAAGGTCGGACTCCAGCTCTTCTGCGCGGCCGGGCGGGACACGCTCCGCGCGGTCGCGTCGCGCGGGAAGCGGATCTTCCTCGACCTCAAGCTCCACGACATTCCCGCCACGGTCGAGAAGGCGGTGCGGGCCCTCGAGGGGCTCCCGGTCTCGCTCCTCACGGTGCACGCCTCGGGCGGCCCCGAGATGCTCGCCGCCGCCGCGCGCGCCGCGCGCGCGATCGGCCCCGAGGAGTCGCGTCCCCGGATCCTCGGCGTGACGATGCTCACGAGCCTCGAAGGGGACGAGATCCCGCCGCTCTGGAATCCCGGCACGAGCCTGGAAGGGAAGGTCCTCGCGCTCGCGCGCATGGCCGGGGATTCGGGCGCGGACGGCGTCGTGGCGTCGCCACGCGAGCTTCCCGCGCTCCGCCGCGAGCACGCGTCGCCGTTCCTGATCGTGACTCCCGGAATCCGCGGCGCGGGGGACGCGGCGCACGACCAGAAGCGCACGATGTCCATCGGCGAGGCCTTCGCGCTCGGCGCCGACTACGTCGTCGTGGGGCGGCCGCTGCTCGAGGCGTCCGATCCCGCGCGGACGCTCGCCTCGTTCGAAGCCGACGTGAGCGCCACTCTCTCGAAAAGGAGCCACGGATGA
- a CDS encoding dihydroorotate dehydrogenase encodes MKRDLSVRIGSLELRNPVLVASGIIGYGREYERLVSLEEIGGIVTKTVTRHARAGNPPPRVCETPAGMLNSIGIENPGLEGFLAVKVPVLRGLPCAVIVSVEGENVPEFCELVEGVDGSGVAHAIEVNISCPNVGPHGMRYSTDAGMAREVMGAIRPLTKLPLIAKLTPNVTRIGEIAEACESCGADAVSLVNTFVGMAVDARTRKPILGTVLGGLSGPAIKPLALAKVWEVVQAVDIPVVGMGGITRPVDAVEFLLLGARAVEVGTALFADPTLAEGCVSEIDRYLEKMGSSSVDDLIGGLEVPEGRGVIRAGCAPRTVRGGRAS; translated from the coding sequence GTGAAGCGCGACCTCTCGGTCCGGATCGGCTCGCTCGAGCTCCGGAATCCCGTGCTCGTGGCCTCCGGCATCATCGGCTACGGCCGCGAGTACGAGCGGCTCGTCTCGCTCGAGGAGATCGGCGGCATCGTGACCAAGACCGTGACGCGCCACGCGCGCGCGGGGAATCCGCCGCCGCGCGTGTGCGAGACCCCCGCGGGCATGCTGAACTCGATCGGGATCGAGAACCCGGGGCTCGAAGGGTTCCTCGCCGTCAAGGTCCCGGTCCTGCGCGGGCTCCCCTGCGCGGTGATCGTGTCCGTCGAGGGCGAGAACGTCCCGGAGTTCTGCGAGCTGGTCGAGGGCGTGGACGGAAGCGGCGTCGCGCACGCGATCGAGGTGAACATCTCGTGCCCCAACGTGGGGCCGCACGGGATGCGGTACTCCACCGACGCGGGCATGGCGCGCGAGGTGATGGGCGCCATCCGGCCGCTCACGAAGCTTCCTCTCATCGCGAAGCTCACGCCCAACGTGACGCGCATCGGCGAGATCGCGGAGGCGTGCGAGTCCTGCGGCGCGGACGCCGTGTCGCTCGTGAACACGTTCGTCGGCATGGCGGTGGACGCGCGCACGCGAAAGCCGATCCTCGGCACGGTGCTGGGCGGCCTCTCGGGACCGGCCATCAAGCCGCTCGCCCTCGCCAAGGTCTGGGAGGTGGTGCAGGCGGTCGACATCCCGGTGGTCGGGATGGGCGGCATCACGCGCCCCGTGGACGCCGTGGAGTTCCTGCTCCTGGGCGCCCGCGCGGTCGAGGTCGGGACCGCGCTCTTCGCCGACCCCACACTCGCGGAGGGATGCGTGAGCGAGATCGATCGGTATCTGGAGAAGATGGGCTCGTCGTCGGTCGACGACCTGATCGGCGGGCTCGAGGTCCCGGAAGGGCGCGGCGTGATCCGTGCCGGATGCGCGCCCCGGACCGTGCGCGGAGGGCGCGCGTCATGA
- a CDS encoding tetratricopeptide repeat protein: MRHLPTSLARFAALSLIVLASAGGCAYYNTFYIAKKNYREAQKAQEKSLTDAPAAEAISKYEIVIRQCKKMQEEHPKSKWADDAGYLMGASLYGKGDYAGALKKLGEFRERFPKSPFRSEARFTEGLARYRRKEFGEADSIFRELHANIRDFPRKWELHFYAGETQSALKNYDAANWWYARALKEAGGRREKGNTLRRSADAYLAAERPDTAQVVYDEALKVEERGLQRVEVAMARGEALRQLGKYPEALRFLDDWRAYAAEVGKEGELMLRVYELMALSGRVPEAIQGYRGLVEKFPRTPVAYESQFQIGFLHETALGDLDGAGREYDKLKTQPGSQFQTQAVRRSQNLSTLKQYRTAMASDTTQAAAKAAFLLAELYYFQLEKADSAMLLYRKVEAEFPTSVFAPKSAYARLWIRAYDRQDTLGAMALTDSIADRYRGTRHAESALYLWKRWSGRVDERTALLDSLLANPDTSRYAAFEPEPELKLPPIPTSSDTTTAAMRAGYQATVNDSARMEALRAARQRELERRGTPGGAQAPTPSPSPSPQPPAGDPVAQPPQQQQAAPPEEEEDLEEDTEDGAGP; encoded by the coding sequence ATGCGCCATCTCCCGACGAGTCTCGCCCGTTTCGCGGCCCTGAGCCTGATCGTCCTGGCATCCGCGGGCGGATGCGCGTATTACAACACCTTCTACATCGCGAAGAAGAACTACCGTGAGGCCCAGAAGGCCCAGGAGAAGAGCCTGACCGACGCCCCGGCGGCGGAGGCGATCTCCAAGTACGAGATCGTCATCCGGCAGTGCAAGAAGATGCAGGAGGAGCACCCGAAGTCCAAGTGGGCGGACGACGCGGGCTATCTCATGGGTGCCTCGCTGTACGGGAAGGGGGACTACGCGGGCGCCCTCAAGAAGCTGGGCGAATTCCGGGAGCGGTTCCCGAAGAGTCCGTTCCGCTCCGAGGCGCGGTTCACGGAAGGGCTCGCGCGGTACCGCCGGAAGGAGTTCGGGGAGGCGGACTCGATCTTCCGCGAGCTTCACGCGAACATTCGCGACTTCCCGCGGAAGTGGGAGCTCCACTTCTACGCGGGCGAGACCCAGAGCGCGCTCAAGAACTACGACGCGGCCAACTGGTGGTACGCGCGCGCCCTCAAGGAGGCCGGGGGGCGCAGGGAAAAGGGGAACACCCTGCGGCGCTCGGCGGACGCGTATCTGGCCGCGGAGCGGCCCGACACGGCGCAGGTCGTCTATGACGAGGCGCTGAAGGTGGAGGAGCGCGGCCTCCAGCGCGTCGAGGTGGCCATGGCGCGCGGCGAGGCGCTGCGTCAGTTGGGGAAGTACCCGGAAGCGCTCCGGTTCCTGGACGATTGGAGGGCGTACGCGGCCGAGGTGGGCAAGGAGGGCGAGCTGATGCTTCGCGTCTACGAGCTCATGGCGCTCTCGGGTCGCGTTCCGGAGGCGATCCAGGGATACCGCGGGCTCGTCGAGAAGTTTCCCAGGACGCCGGTCGCGTACGAGTCCCAGTTCCAGATCGGGTTCCTCCACGAGACGGCGCTCGGGGATCTCGACGGCGCGGGCCGCGAGTACGACAAGCTGAAGACGCAGCCGGGATCCCAGTTCCAGACGCAGGCCGTCCGGCGCAGCCAGAACCTCTCGACCTTGAAGCAATACCGGACGGCGATGGCATCGGACACCACGCAAGCGGCGGCCAAGGCGGCCTTCCTGCTCGCGGAGCTCTATTACTTCCAGCTCGAGAAGGCGGACTCCGCGATGCTGCTCTACCGGAAGGTCGAGGCGGAGTTCCCCACGAGCGTGTTCGCGCCCAAGTCCGCCTATGCGCGCCTCTGGATCCGCGCGTACGACCGGCAGGACACGCTCGGCGCGATGGCGCTCACCGACTCGATCGCCGACCGCTATCGAGGAACACGCCATGCGGAGTCGGCGCTCTATCTCTGGAAGCGCTGGAGCGGCCGCGTCGACGAGAGAACGGCGCTCCTCGACTCGCTGCTCGCCAATCCGGACACGAGCCGATACGCCGCGTTCGAGCCCGAGCCCGAGCTCAAGCTCCCGCCGATCCCGACGTCGTCGGACACGACCACCGCCGCCATGCGCGCCGGCTACCAGGCGACGGTGAACGACAGCGCGCGGATGGAGGCCTTGCGCGCCGCGCGGCAGCGCGAGCTCGAGAGGCGCGGCACTCCGGGTGGGGCCCAAGCACCCACGCCATCGCCATCCCCATCGCCGCAGCCGCCGGCGGGCGATCCGGTCGCGCAGCCGCCGCAGCAGCAGCAAGCCGCGCCGCCCGAGGAGGAGGAGGATCTGGAGGAAGACACGGAGGACGGCGCCGGCCCATGA